A single window of Halobacillus naozhouensis DNA harbors:
- the fliE gene encoding flagellar hook-basal body complex protein FliE produces MVSGLPVTSDAFIKPIQSQSLKPVSAGEAHGAFASSLKQAINAVNDAQIASDAKTKALARGEVDDLHDVMIASQKASITMQTTIEIRNKVIDAYKEMMRMQV; encoded by the coding sequence ATGGTAAGTGGATTACCCGTTACAAGTGATGCATTCATTAAACCGATACAGTCCCAATCCCTAAAACCAGTCTCTGCTGGTGAAGCGCATGGGGCCTTCGCTAGCAGCCTGAAACAAGCTATTAATGCAGTGAATGATGCTCAAATTGCTTCAGACGCTAAAACGAAGGCGCTGGCACGTGGGGAGGTAGACGATCTGCACGACGTCATGATCGCTTCACAAAAGGCCAGTATTACAATGCAGACAACTATAGAAATTCGCAATAAAGTAATTGATGCTTATAAAGAAATGATGCGAATGCAGGTCTGA
- the flgB gene encoding flagellar basal body rod protein FlgB, translating into MKLFSETFTLLENSLNYTTAKNRSISNNIANVDTPGYKVKDVVFKQVLDGEMNNLEAKRTNSRHFPFTNEANSPYTTVTKQGTTYNHNGNNVDIDKEMNELAKNQILYQALVDRMGGKFRSLENVLKGGN; encoded by the coding sequence ATGAAACTGTTTAGTGAGACTTTTACCCTGCTTGAAAACTCTTTAAACTACACAACTGCAAAAAATAGATCGATTTCTAATAATATTGCAAATGTGGACACACCTGGTTATAAAGTAAAGGATGTCGTCTTTAAACAGGTGTTAGATGGTGAAATGAACAATTTAGAGGCAAAACGGACAAATTCCCGTCACTTCCCATTTACTAATGAGGCGAACAGCCCATATACTACGGTTACGAAGCAGGGTACTACATATAATCACAACGGAAACAATGTCGATATTGATAAGGAAATGAATGAACTTGCGAAAAATCAAATTCTCTATCAGGCCCTTGTTGACCGGATGGGTGGAAAGTTTAGAAGTCTTGAAAATGTGCTTAAAGGAGGAAACTAA
- the flgC gene encoding flagellar basal body rod protein FlgC: MSIFHAINTSASALTAQRLRMDIASSNIANANSTRATINENGEWEPYRRKMVVFEPKDNSFQSFLNTAANRPSTPGQGVEVSAIVEDEEPFKQMYNPAHPDANDNGYVLLPNVNPLQEMVDLMSATRSHEANVTAINATKGMLMKALEIGK, translated from the coding sequence ATGAGTATTTTCCATGCAATAAACACAAGTGCGAGTGCTTTAACAGCTCAGCGGCTAAGAATGGATATTGCCTCTTCGAATATTGCCAATGCGAATTCGACAAGGGCGACCATCAACGAAAATGGCGAATGGGAACCTTACAGAAGGAAAATGGTTGTATTTGAACCAAAAGATAATTCGTTCCAGTCCTTTCTAAATACGGCAGCTAATCGTCCAAGCACACCCGGTCAGGGTGTCGAAGTATCAGCGATCGTTGAGGATGAGGAACCATTTAAACAAATGTATAATCCGGCACATCCGGATGCAAATGATAACGGCTATGTGCTGCTTCCGAATGTGAATCCTCTACAGGAAATGGTTGATCTTATGAGCGCAACACGTTCACACGAAGCTAACGTGACAGCAATCAATGCCACAAAAGGCATGTTAATGAAAGCACTGGAAATTGGTAAATAA